Proteins encoded within one genomic window of Citrobacter amalonaticus Y19:
- a CDS encoding TIGR03751 family conjugal transfer lipoprotein: MLLSFNHLATVMLVVVSLALSGCSTSKEEMLPPGDSTMLELWNDGASSTHATNESRTTLRRPVTDSEREISQQVSNSYSRTQENEIQQTFPRLPNPDMVMYVFPHLAGGNTPVPGYSTVFPFYSQVQYALPGERTEDL, from the coding sequence ATGTTGCTCAGTTTTAATCATCTGGCCACCGTTATGTTGGTCGTTGTATCGCTTGCCCTCTCGGGTTGCAGTACGTCAAAAGAGGAAATGTTGCCGCCTGGCGACAGCACCATGCTTGAATTATGGAACGATGGTGCATCGTCAACTCATGCTACCAACGAGAGCAGAACAACACTTCGCCGGCCAGTTACAGACAGCGAACGTGAGATCAGTCAGCAGGTCAGTAACAGCTACAGCCGCACCCAGGAAAATGAAATTCAGCAGACGTTTCCGCGTCTGCCAAATCCTGACATGGTCATGTATGTTTTTCCGCATCTGGCTGGCGGGAACACGCCGGTTCCAGGCTACAGCACCGTCTTTCCTTTCTACAGCCAGGTACAGTATGCGTTGCCTGGTGAGCGAACGGAGGATCTCTGA
- a CDS encoding conjugative transfer ATPase → MAFPLFSRRRASQDAHQYGNGPFSVSGYEPLTREGQLTHSDEARLYSTAPSIIDHVPWGEYLPEHECILLDDGVSVGAVYEIIPVGTEGRPETRLDEICNIAENALQDSLPELDDHQWVVQFFCQDDSDLSTYMDTIRGYVRPRAQGTAFTKAWLAEQERHLENVAVEQGLFVDEAVTGAAWRGQIRRTRMVVYRWVETPYRDPMPPEVLLKQVCDRLTAALSGAGIRCEKQNGEQIHSWLLRWFNPAPAWVDKKTLYRCAKHSDHAPGDLPLLNDFSESLWFTRPRSDAESGVWWFDDVAHKAVPVARLRTAPSTGHLTGEVKRGDNVNAIMDLLPEGTVLAMTLVVQPQDKLEESFASLSRNSMGENVDSLRAREDAATARNFLGNKHKLYRAAITLLIKAQDKETLDKRYLDLSSKLLNCGMEPINPEHDIGPLSSYMRALPMCFNPQMDKHNWYTRLMFVQHFACLAPIYGRDTGTGHPGVTFWNRGGGPLSVDPLNKNDRTQNAHLLLFGPTGAGKSATALDKLAQMVAIYRPRIFLLEAGNSFGLFGDYCNSLGLSVHRVSIKPGKVISLAPFGDSHLLMQAKPETLVTSEEALPDIDEDDEDKDEERDILGEMEIAARLMITGGEAAEEERMTRADRGMIREAILIAARKAFDENRQMLPEDLMFSLENIARDVSMGEDGREKRTPARRARAEEMAEALRMFTEGFEGELFNRPGAQWPEADVTIVDLGTLAREGYEAQMAVAVISLLNTINNIAEREQFSDRDIIVPIDEAHIVTANPLLGPYATKIVKMWRKLGSWLWLFTQNLEDFPDTAKKMLNMAEWWICLVMPPDEVEQIARFKTLTEEQKAMLLSATKLPRKYTEGVILSRKVQALFRAVPPSLYLALGMTEKEEKAERRAIMNELNCSELEAAFHVARRLDEKRGIGTIQGTI, encoded by the coding sequence ATGGCTTTCCCTTTATTTAGCCGACGTCGAGCGTCTCAGGATGCTCATCAGTACGGTAACGGTCCGTTTTCCGTCAGTGGGTATGAACCGCTTACCCGGGAAGGGCAACTGACTCATTCAGATGAAGCGCGTCTGTATTCCACGGCACCTTCCATTATCGATCATGTTCCCTGGGGTGAGTATTTGCCAGAGCATGAATGTATTCTGCTTGACGATGGCGTATCCGTTGGGGCCGTGTATGAGATTATCCCTGTGGGCACTGAAGGGCGCCCGGAAACACGTCTGGACGAGATCTGCAATATCGCTGAGAACGCCCTACAGGACAGTCTCCCTGAACTGGATGATCACCAATGGGTGGTACAGTTTTTCTGCCAGGATGACTCTGATCTCTCTACTTATATGGATACTATCAGAGGCTATGTCAGGCCAAGAGCTCAGGGAACTGCATTCACGAAAGCCTGGCTGGCTGAACAGGAGCGCCACCTAGAAAATGTGGCGGTGGAACAGGGGCTTTTTGTAGACGAGGCTGTCACAGGGGCCGCCTGGAGAGGGCAAATTCGCAGAACGCGCATGGTGGTTTACCGTTGGGTTGAGACACCTTATCGTGACCCCATGCCACCGGAGGTGCTGCTGAAACAGGTCTGCGATCGCCTGACTGCAGCACTGAGCGGTGCCGGTATCCGGTGCGAAAAGCAGAACGGCGAGCAAATCCATAGTTGGCTGTTGCGCTGGTTCAACCCGGCGCCGGCGTGGGTCGATAAGAAAACATTGTATCGTTGCGCAAAACACTCCGATCATGCACCGGGCGATTTGCCTCTTCTGAATGATTTCAGCGAAAGCCTCTGGTTTACCCGCCCGCGAAGTGATGCCGAAAGCGGTGTGTGGTGGTTTGATGATGTGGCACATAAAGCTGTTCCGGTTGCCCGCCTGCGTACTGCACCTTCTACCGGTCATCTGACGGGGGAGGTAAAACGTGGTGATAATGTGAATGCCATTATGGATCTGCTTCCGGAAGGGACAGTTCTGGCCATGACCCTGGTGGTTCAGCCTCAGGACAAGCTTGAAGAAAGTTTTGCGAGCCTTAGCCGCAATTCAATGGGGGAGAATGTTGATTCCCTGCGTGCTCGCGAAGACGCTGCTACAGCGCGTAATTTCCTGGGAAACAAACACAAGCTTTACCGTGCGGCCATCACACTGCTTATCAAGGCTCAGGACAAGGAAACACTCGATAAACGGTATCTTGATCTCAGCAGTAAATTACTGAACTGTGGGATGGAACCGATAAATCCAGAACACGATATTGGTCCTCTCAGCAGTTATATGCGTGCGTTACCTATGTGCTTTAACCCTCAAATGGATAAACACAACTGGTACACGCGCCTTATGTTTGTACAGCATTTTGCATGTCTCGCCCCTATTTATGGTCGCGACACCGGTACTGGTCACCCGGGGGTTACGTTCTGGAATCGTGGTGGTGGCCCCCTGTCCGTAGATCCACTTAATAAAAATGACCGTACCCAGAATGCGCACCTGCTGCTTTTCGGGCCGACAGGTGCCGGTAAATCTGCCACTGCGCTCGATAAACTGGCTCAGATGGTGGCAATCTACCGCCCCCGTATATTTTTGCTGGAAGCGGGTAACAGCTTCGGTCTGTTTGGAGATTACTGTAATTCGCTGGGGCTCTCAGTGCACCGTGTCAGTATCAAGCCTGGTAAGGTTATTTCACTTGCTCCGTTTGGCGATTCACATCTGCTCATGCAGGCGAAACCTGAGACGTTAGTGACAAGCGAAGAGGCCCTCCCTGACATTGATGAAGATGATGAGGACAAGGACGAAGAACGTGACATTCTGGGTGAAATGGAGATTGCAGCGCGGTTGATGATCACCGGTGGTGAAGCAGCAGAAGAGGAGCGAATGACACGCGCCGACCGCGGTATGATTCGTGAGGCGATACTCATTGCGGCTCGTAAAGCGTTTGACGAAAACCGCCAGATGCTACCGGAAGATTTAATGTTCTCGCTTGAGAACATTGCCCGCGATGTCAGCATGGGAGAAGACGGCCGCGAGAAACGCACGCCAGCGCGACGTGCGCGAGCTGAAGAGATGGCAGAAGCATTACGCATGTTTACCGAAGGTTTTGAAGGGGAGTTGTTTAACCGTCCGGGCGCGCAATGGCCAGAGGCAGACGTGACTATTGTTGATTTAGGTACGCTGGCGCGTGAAGGCTATGAAGCTCAGATGGCCGTTGCTGTCATCTCGCTGCTTAATACGATTAACAACATCGCAGAAAGGGAACAGTTCAGCGATCGGGATATCATTGTGCCAATCGACGAAGCGCATATTGTAACTGCTAACCCGCTGTTGGGCCCGTATGCAACCAAAATTGTCAAAATGTGGCGTAAGCTCGGATCATGGCTGTGGTTGTTCACACAGAACCTGGAGGATTTCCCTGACACTGCGAAAAAAATGCTCAATATGGCGGAGTGGTGGATCTGCCTCGTTATGCCACCTGATGAAGTTGAACAAATAGCGCGATTTAAGACGCTCACAGAAGAGCAGAAGGCGATGCTGTTGTCCGCGACAAAACTTCCGAGAAAATACACAGAGGGAGTTATTTTGTCCCGTAAGGTACAGGCGTTGTTTCGTGCGGTCCCCCCCAGTTTGTACCTGGCGCTGGGAATGACTGAAAAAGAGGAAAAAGCCGAAAGACGGGCCATTATGAATGAATTAAATTGCTCGGAGCTTGAGGCCGCATTTCACGTTGCGCGCCGCCTCGATGAGAAACGTGGCATTGGCACTATTCAGGGGACAATATGA
- a CDS encoding TIGR03757 family integrating conjugative element protein, which yields MKMPFCCLAALFLSVGASAGTVIYTDSSHTIAANPGPDVSVVELDAPERAQADIFGQLSADPVLAEQRARAVISSPNFRQQQQQLAEAYAGVTHAWSLGLEKYPAVVFDDVFVVYGTTDVNEATRQLAAWKEKNR from the coding sequence ATGAAAATGCCATTTTGCTGCCTGGCAGCACTGTTCCTTTCCGTCGGTGCCAGTGCCGGCACAGTGATATATACCGACTCCTCTCATACCATAGCAGCAAATCCTGGTCCGGATGTCTCCGTTGTTGAGCTCGATGCGCCCGAACGTGCACAGGCGGACATTTTCGGTCAGTTATCTGCCGATCCCGTTCTTGCAGAACAACGTGCCCGGGCAGTGATCTCTTCCCCGAATTTCCGGCAGCAGCAACAACAACTGGCGGAAGCTTATGCGGGTGTCACTCATGCCTGGTCCCTCGGCCTGGAAAAATACCCGGCTGTGGTTTTTGATGACGTCTTTGTTGTCTACGGTACGACTGATGTCAACGAGGCAACCCGTCAGCTCGCTGCCTGGAAGGAGAAGAACCGATGA